A single Montipora foliosa isolate CH-2021 chromosome 7, ASM3666993v2, whole genome shotgun sequence DNA region contains:
- the LOC138010789 gene encoding uncharacterized protein: MAAFLSICECGADISKYEHKFCTSCGRELLCDEKSIITFYFSRGFEYKSILHMLSKQHGIKMSERTLKNRLKEFGLRRKLALYDEIEVRRHIEQEMEGPGCMAGYRSMWHTLSMKGIQVPRRVVEEIMRELDPEGCETRRRRRLRRRKYRAPGPNHCWHVDGYDKLKPYGFPIHGCIDGWSRKIMWLRVVRSNNLPETAASNFVDCVDDYGGCPVKLRTDCGTENVLMAALQCEFRQDVDAHIYGPSPANQRIEGWWSFYRRNRSTWWINYFQDMIENGKFNPGSELEKECIWFSFSGIIQKDLDFVKEHWNTHRIRDSRHDTVPGRPDELFSLPEDHGGVDGLILPISSVQIDHFRENFLQVEEETNVYQDYFNYVLSNSDLREPKDWKEAENLYLDLLSVARR; this comes from the coding sequence ATGGCGGCTTTCTTGAGCATTTGTGAGTGTGGAGCCGATATTAGCAAGTATGAGCACAAATTTTGTACCAGTTGCGGGCGAGAGCTTCTGTGTGATGAGAAGTCCATAATAACTTTCTATTTCTCAAGAGGATTTGAGTACAAGAGTATACTACACATGCTTTCTAAGCAGCACGGCATCAAGATGTCAGAGCGAACTCTCAAGAATCGGCTGAAGGAATTTGGCCTTCGTAGAAAACTGGCTTTGTACGACGAGATAGAGGTGCGAAGACATATAGAACAAGAAATGGAAGGTCCTGGGTGTATGGCAGGATATCGCTCAATGTGGCATACACTATCGATGAAAGGTATTCAAGTACCAAGGAGGGTTGTAGAAGAGATTATGAGGGAACTTGACCCTGAAGGATGCGAAACCAGGAGAAGACGGCGTCTAAGACGAAGGAAATATAGAGCGCCAGGTCCCAACCATTGTTGGCACGTGGACGGTTACGACAAACTCAAACCATATGGTTTCCCAATACATGGATGCATTGATGGGTGGAGCAGAAAGATCATGTGGCTTCGGGTGGTTAGGTCAAACAACCTTCCGGAGACAGCAGCATCAAATTTTGTTGATTGCGTCGACGATTATGGTGGTTGTCCAGTGAAATTAAGAACCGACTGTGGCACTGAGAATGTCTTAATGGCTGCTTTGCAGTGCGAATTTAGACAGGATGTAGATGCCCATATTTACGGCCCATCTCCTGCCAATCAGAGGATAGAAGGATGGTGGTCTTTCTATCGCCGAAACCGGTCTACATGGTGGATAAACTATTTCCAAGATATGATTGAAAATGGGAAATTCAACCCGGGCAGTGAGCTCGAAAAAGAGTGCATTTGGTTCTCGTTTTCGGGAATCATCCAAAAAGATCTTGATTTTGTAAAAGAACATTGGAACACGCACCGCATAAGAGATTCACGGCATGACACAGTTCCTGGCAGACCCGATGAATTGTTTTCCCTGCCAGAGGACCACGGTGGAGTTGACGGATTGATTCTACCCATCTCAAGTGTACAGATTGATCATTTCAGGGAGAACTTTTTGCAGGTGGAGGAGGAAACAAATGTATACCAAGACTACTTCAATTATGTGTTGTCTAACAGTGACTTACGGGAACCAAAAGACTGGAAAGAGGCCGAAAATTTATATCTCGACCTGTTGTCAGTGGCAAGAAGGTAG